The Medicago truncatula cultivar Jemalong A17 chromosome 7, MtrunA17r5.0-ANR, whole genome shotgun sequence genome includes the window TATATTAATTTGGTCCTTGATTGAGTCAACTAAGGAACCCAATTGATGGATGAAAATATAGTTTAAAAACTTTTAGTTGATACTAAAAGTTTAAGGACCAAACGATAGTCTAGAGATTAAATTGAATGTTTATCTTCAACCGTCAATGTTGTGCTTTGTGGTATTCTTTTGTCTGTTTGTGAAGTTGATTGAATCTGTAGTAAGAAGAGAATATACTATTTgacttatttccttttttttttttatttggtcaaACTATAAGTTTTAGTTTATGCTGGTATTGAATATTGAAAGTGCTTGCATTCTGAAACCATGGCCTGCTAACTTAACCCCTTAATTGGAGtgaatatgtatatttttagcTATGATGTTGATTGCTAAATGCCTTCTGCTATTGACCTTTGAACAAATGTAATCTCAAAACAAATAGGAATGCAGAAATTACTTTCTGCTACTGTGCAACTTTTGATCATATGCGAATAATCTCCCTTATGGATTTCAGCTACCGTGAAAATCTGTTTtctgttttattcattttgtgtTGCTATTTGGTACATGTTAGTGTTGGTATAGACACCATCACATCATCTCAATTTATCAAAGACCCTGAAACTCTAATCTCCAAAGATGGTAACTTCACCTTTGGATTCTTTAGCCCTAAAAATTCTACAAACCGCTACGTTGGAATTTGGTGGAAGTCTCAATCTACAATCATATGGGTTGCAAACAGAAACAAACCACTGAATGATTCTAATGGGATTGTCACAATATCTGAACATGGAAATCTCGTGGTATTAAATGGACAGAAACAAGTCATTTGGTCATCGTATGTTTCCAACATAGTATCCAATACCACCTCCCAAATGTCTGACTCTGGTAACCTTGTGCTTCTGGAGAGCACAACtggaaacaacttatggcaGAGTTTTCAGCAGCCTTCAGATACATTCCTTCCAGGCATGAAACTTTCAGTCAACAAAAGAACTGGTAAGAGTATAAAACTCACATCATGGAAAAGCCCTTCTGACCCCTCTGTTGGCAACTTCTCTTGTAATAGCGTTCAACgccaaaatatatttgaagtgTTTATTTGGAATGAAACTCGGCCATGTTGGCGCAGTGGTCCTTGGAATGGTGGGGTCTTCACAGGAATACAAATAATGAAACTTTCATATCGTAATACTTTTCAAGGTGGAGATGACGGAGAAGgaaatattgttatattttatacaATACCAAATGACAAGGAACTGATGATCTATCACCTGAATTCAGAAGGAATATTGGAAGAAATATGGTGGGATGATCAGAAGAAAGAAATGATGGTGGCATGGAAAAGCCAATACTCAGAGTGTGATGTTTATGGTCTATGTGGGGCATTTACAAGCTGTAATTCATTGAGCACGCCAATTTGCAGCTGTTTGAAAGGGTTTGATCCGGTGAACATACAGGAATGGAATAGAAACAACTGGACTGGCGGGTGTGTTAGGCGGAAACCATTGCAGTGTAAAAGGATCGGCAATAAAACCACAGGTAGAAAGGAAGACGGGTTTTTGAAACTACAGATGGTTAAAGTTCCAGATTTTGCTGAAGGTTTAGAAGGGACACCTGACAGATGCAGAATCTTATGTTTGGAGAATTGCTCTTGTGTTGCGTATTCTCATGATGATGGGATTGGCTGTATGTCTTGGACCGGCAATCTACTTGACATACAACAATTCCAAAGTGGAGGACTTGACCTATATGTTCGCGTATCCTATTTAGAACTTGGTATTCTCTTGTTTGTAAAAGCATTTGAAACATATATAGGTCATTAACTTGACTCTGCTTTAGGAGTTAAGAACTgaattgaatttctcatattttaaatttttcatatgCACAGATAAATGGAGAAACAAGACAATCTTCATCGCAATTACAGTGATAATTGCAACTCTTATTATTGTCATTTGTGCATATATCACGTGGAGAAGGACATCAAACCGCCCAGGTAATGTACACACTTCATGTAGTCTACTTTAGTCATAAAATTCACTTTCTATTGATAAGCTCAAGTTATGCTTTTAACTGCAGCTAATTCTAATGACAACATAATTGGAGAAATGTCCCAAGATAAACTACAAGAgctattaaaa containing:
- the LOC25498350 gene encoding G-type lectin S-receptor-like serine/threonine-protein kinase At1g11330, producing the protein MRIISLMDFSYRENLFSVLFILCCYLVHVSVGIDTITSSQFIKDPETLISKDGNFTFGFFSPKNSTNRYVGIWWKSQSTIIWVANRNKPLNDSNGIVTISEHGNLVVLNGQKQVIWSSYVSNIVSNTTSQMSDSGNLVLLESTTGNNLWQSFQQPSDTFLPGMKLSVNKRTGKSIKLTSWKSPSDPSVGNFSCNSVQRQNIFEVFIWNETRPCWRSGPWNGGVFTGIQIMKLSYRNTFQGGDDGEGNIVIFYTIPNDKELMIYHLNSEGILEEIWWDDQKKEMMVAWKSQYSECDVYGLCGAFTSCNSLSTPICSCLKGFDPVNIQEWNRNNWTGGCVRRKPLQCKRIGNKTTGRKEDGFLKLQMVKVPDFAEGLEGTPDRCRILCLENCSCVAYSHDDGIGCMSWTGNLLDIQQFQSGGLDLYVRVSYLELDKWRNKTIFIAITVIIATLIIVICAYITWRRTSNRPANSNDNIIGEMSQDKLQELLKFDFEKVATATNNFDLSNKLGQGGFGPVYKGKLQDGREIAIKRLSRASGQGLEEFMNEVVVICKLQHRNLVRLIGCCVEGDEKMLMYEYMPNKSLDSFIFDPSKNKLLDRRTRYSIIEGIARGLLYLHRDSRLRIIHRGLKASNVLLDEKLNPKISDFGMARIFGGGEDQANTRRIVGTMGYMSPEYAMQGLFSEKSDVFSFGVLLLEIVIGRRNSSFYDDVHNLSLLGYVWTQWSEDNILSLIDQEIYDHSHHNYISRCIHIGLLCAQERAGDRPTMASVISMLNSESSLLPPPSKPAFILWESMLNSKFPEECQNGCSINNVSITDISGR